The Xiphophorus maculatus strain JP 163 A chromosome 23, X_maculatus-5.0-male, whole genome shotgun sequence genome contains a region encoding:
- the thg1l gene encoding probable tRNA(His) guanylyltransferase isoform X1 has protein sequence MGRNEDKAAWEEFFSPGLWMLIGRLGAAGSSCSAAASLRPFSSSSAMAKSKFEYVRSFETDDTCLRNCYIVVRLDGRNFHRFAEQHQFAKPNDDRALGLMSKSARSVMEGLEDITIAYGQSDEFSFVFKRTTTWFKRRASKLLTHVASQFSSSYVFYWKEFFGEQPLLYPPGFDGRVVLYPTGRNLRDYLSWRQADCHINNLYNTVFWTLIQKGGLTTTQAEDRLKGTLASDKNEILFSEFDINYNNESALHRKGTTLIWEKRDETVSKHIKRPNEEEKQVPVTRSRRKVEAYHCDIIGDQFWEEHPGVLQDDT, from the exons ATGGGTAGAAATGAAGATAAAGCGGCGTGGGAGGAGTTCTTTTCGCCTGg TCTCTGGATGCTGATAGGAAGACTTGGTGCAGCGGGAAGCTCCTGTTCCGCCGCAGCATCTCTGCGTCCGTTTTCCAGCTCCAGCGCAATGGCAAAAAGCAAGTTTGAGTACGTCCGCAGTTTTGAAACGGACGACACCTGCCTCAGGAACTGCTACATTGTCGTACGACTGGATGGCCGCAACTTCCACAG GTTTGCAGAGCAGCACCAGTTCGCCAAGCCCAACGATGACAGGGCTCTGGGGCTGATGAGCAAGAGCGCCCGCTCCGTCATGGAGGGGCTGGAGGATATTACCATCGCCTATGGTCAAAGTGATGAGTTCAGCTTCGTTTTTAAAAGAACCACCACCTGGTTCAAAAGACGAGCCAG TAAACTCTTGACTCATGTGGCCTCCCAGTTTTCCTCTTCGTATGTGTTCTACTGGAAGGAGTTCTTCGGAGAACAGCCCCTCTTGTACCCACCTGGCTTTGACGGGCGGGTGGTTTTGTATCCCACCGGCCGTAACCTCAGGGACTACCTCAGCTGGAGGCAAGCAGACT GTCATATAAATAACTTGTATAACACCGTATTTTGGACATTGATTCAAAAAGGAGGACTCACTACAACACAGGCCGAAGATCGACTAAAG ggaACATTAGCTTCAGATAAAAACGAGATTTTGTTCTCAGAATTCGACATCAACTATAACAACGAATCGGCCCTCCACCGGAAAGGCACCACCCTCATTTGGGAAAAG CGGGACGAGACAGTTAGCAAGCACATAAAGCGACCAAatgaggaggagaagcaggttCCTGTCACACGGAGCAGGAGGAAGGTGGAGGCCTACCACTGTGACATTATCGGGGACCAGTTCTGGGAGGAACACCCAGGCGTTCTCCAGGACGACACCTGA
- the thg1l gene encoding probable tRNA(His) guanylyltransferase isoform X2, whose product MLIGRLGAAGSSCSAAASLRPFSSSSAMAKSKFEYVRSFETDDTCLRNCYIVVRLDGRNFHRFAEQHQFAKPNDDRALGLMSKSARSVMEGLEDITIAYGQSDEFSFVFKRTTTWFKRRASKLLTHVASQFSSSYVFYWKEFFGEQPLLYPPGFDGRVVLYPTGRNLRDYLSWRQADCHINNLYNTVFWTLIQKGGLTTTQAEDRLKGTLASDKNEILFSEFDINYNNESALHRKGTTLIWEKRDETVSKHIKRPNEEEKQVPVTRSRRKVEAYHCDIIGDQFWEEHPGVLQDDT is encoded by the exons ATGCTGATAGGAAGACTTGGTGCAGCGGGAAGCTCCTGTTCCGCCGCAGCATCTCTGCGTCCGTTTTCCAGCTCCAGCGCAATGGCAAAAAGCAAGTTTGAGTACGTCCGCAGTTTTGAAACGGACGACACCTGCCTCAGGAACTGCTACATTGTCGTACGACTGGATGGCCGCAACTTCCACAG GTTTGCAGAGCAGCACCAGTTCGCCAAGCCCAACGATGACAGGGCTCTGGGGCTGATGAGCAAGAGCGCCCGCTCCGTCATGGAGGGGCTGGAGGATATTACCATCGCCTATGGTCAAAGTGATGAGTTCAGCTTCGTTTTTAAAAGAACCACCACCTGGTTCAAAAGACGAGCCAG TAAACTCTTGACTCATGTGGCCTCCCAGTTTTCCTCTTCGTATGTGTTCTACTGGAAGGAGTTCTTCGGAGAACAGCCCCTCTTGTACCCACCTGGCTTTGACGGGCGGGTGGTTTTGTATCCCACCGGCCGTAACCTCAGGGACTACCTCAGCTGGAGGCAAGCAGACT GTCATATAAATAACTTGTATAACACCGTATTTTGGACATTGATTCAAAAAGGAGGACTCACTACAACACAGGCCGAAGATCGACTAAAG ggaACATTAGCTTCAGATAAAAACGAGATTTTGTTCTCAGAATTCGACATCAACTATAACAACGAATCGGCCCTCCACCGGAAAGGCACCACCCTCATTTGGGAAAAG CGGGACGAGACAGTTAGCAAGCACATAAAGCGACCAAatgaggaggagaagcaggttCCTGTCACACGGAGCAGGAGGAAGGTGGAGGCCTACCACTGTGACATTATCGGGGACCAGTTCTGGGAGGAACACCCAGGCGTTCTCCAGGACGACACCTGA